A stretch of the Erpetoichthys calabaricus chromosome 3, fErpCal1.3, whole genome shotgun sequence genome encodes the following:
- the LOC114649665 gene encoding insulin-like growth factor I, translating into MVSSEVFGLPEGCSPSKKPRQIKSRSSLVGFCLLYPVFCFLVLAPQTEASKVRCGRELVEDLHFVCGDRGFYFSKHYGSRYSSQVRVKGIVELCCLRGCDLQLLEAYCAKPKKTKRAARDLARIPRNQKNEDGHIQKTLQRITAPHRMISKVSRFKKLFQSKKQRMSPFLQSSRRFRKIVQLMNT; encoded by the exons ATGGTGTCTTCTGAAGTTTTCGGACTACCGGAGGGATGCTCACCTTCCAAGAAGCCGCGACAGATCAAG tcTCGGAGTTCACTGGTGGGATTCTGTCTCCTGTACCCTGTATTCTGCTTCCTCGTTCTGGCACCTCAGACTGAAGCCTCCAAGGTACGGTGTGGCCGGGAATTGGTGGAGGACCTGCATTTCGTGTGTGGAGACCGCGGATTCTATTTCA gtaAACACTACGGTTCCCGTTATTCAAGTCAAGTACGGGTCAAAGGCATCGTGGAGCTCTGTTGTCTCCGGGGATGTGATCTGCAGCTGCTGGAGGCCTATTGTGCCAAACCAAAGAAGACAAAGAGGGCCGCAAGGGACCTGGCGAGAATCCCAAGGAATCAGAAGAATGAG gatGGTCACATACAGAAGACCTTGCAAAGGATTACTGCCCCCCATAGAATGATCTCTAAGGTTTCAAGATTTAAGAAGCTATTCCAGTCAAAGAAGCAGAGAATGTCTCCTTTTCTTCAGTCCAGTAGAAGGTTCAGGAAAATTGTCCAGTTGATGAACACATAG